The Bos indicus x Bos taurus breed Angus x Brahman F1 hybrid chromosome 10, Bos_hybrid_MaternalHap_v2.0, whole genome shotgun sequence genome has a segment encoding these proteins:
- the ABCD4 gene encoding ATP-binding cassette sub-family D member 4 isoform X2, translating into MAIRGPGPRPGGRPRLDLQFLQRFLQIQKVLFPSWSSQSALMFLTLLCVALLEQLVIYQVGLIPSQYFGVLGNKDLNGFKTLTFLSVVLIVLQSMLKSFDQFTCNLLYVSWRKDLTEHLHRLYFRGRVYYTLNVLRDDVDNPDQRISQDVERFCRQLSSMASKLIISPFTLVYYTYQCFRSTSWLGPVSIFGYFILGTVVNRVVMGPIVAKLVQQEKLEGDFRAGHVEHMRTDRRLQRLLKTQRELMSKELWLYIGINMFDYLGSILSYIVIAIPIFSGVYGDLSPTELSSLVSKNAFVCMYLINCFSQLIDLCTTLSDVAGYTHRIGELQETLLDMTLKSQDGEFLDESQWDLARGPGGPATEPADTAFLLERVCICAPSSHKPLIKDLSLKISEGQSLLITGNTGTGKTSLLRVLGGLWASARGSVQMLADFGPHGVLFLPQKPFFTDGTLREQVIYPLKEIYPDSGSTDDERIMRFLELAGLSSLVARTEGLDQQVDWNWYDVLSPGEMQRLSFARLFYLQPKYAVLDEATSALTEEVESELYRVGQQLGMTFISVGHRRSLEKFHSLVLRLCGDGRWELTRIKVE; encoded by the exons ATGGCGATCCGGGGGCCCGGGCCCCGGCCTGGCGGCAG ACCCAGGTTAGATTTGCAATTTCTCCAGCGGTTCCTGCAGATACAGAAGGTTTTGTTTCCCtcttggtcatcacagagtgccttGATGTTCCTGACCCTTTTGTGTGTGGCCCTCCTGG AACAACTGGTGATCTACCAGGTTGGCTTGATCCCCAGTCAATACTTTGGAGTCCTAGGAAACAAAGATTTAAATGGATTTAAGACCCTGACGTTCCTGTCTGTGGTGCTCATCGTCCTCCAATCCATG CTCAAGAGCTTTGACCAGTTCACCTGCAACCTGCTGTATGTGAGCTGGAGGAAGGACCTCACTGAGCACCTCCACCGCCTCTACTTCCGCGGCCGCGTGTACTACACCCTCAACGTGCTGCGTGATGACGTCGATAACCC GGACCAGCGCATCAGCCAGGACGTGGAGCGGTTCTGTCGGCAGCTCAGCAGCATGGCCAGCAAGCTGATCATCTCTCCCTTCACCCTCGTCTACTACACCTACCAGTGCTTCCGGAG CACCAGCTGGCTCGGGCCTGTGAGCATCTTCGGGTATTTCATCCTGGGAACCGTGGTGAACAGAGTGGTGATGGGTCCCATTGTGGCAAAGCTGGTGCAGCAGGAGAAGCTGGAGGGGGATTTCAG GGCTGGTCACGTGGAGCACATGAGGACAGACCGCAGGCTGCAGCGACTCCTGAAGACCCAGAGGGAGCTGATGTCCAAGGAGCTCTGGCTGTACA tCGGCATCAACATGTTTGACTATCTGGGCAGCATCCTGAGCTACATTGTGATTGCGATCCCCATTTTCAGTGGTGTCTACGGAGACCTGAGCCCCACAGAGCTCAGCAGCCTAGTCAGCAAG AACGCCTTCGTGTGCATGTATCTCATCAACTGCTTCAGCCAGCTCATCGACCTCTGCACCACGCTCTCCGACGTGGCGGGCTACACACACAG GATCGGGGAGCTTCAGGAGACCCTGCTGGACATGACCCTGAAGTCACAGGATGGGGAGTTTCTGGATGAGAGCCAGTGGGACTTGGCCAG GGGCCCGGGAGGGCCAGCAACAGAGCCAGCAGATACAGCTTTCCTCCTCGAGCGGGTCTGCATCTGCGCCCCCTCCTCTCACAAACCCTTAATCAAGGACCTGAGCCTGAAGATCTCTGAGGGACAGAGCCTGCTCATCACAGGCAACACGGGCACCGGCAAGACCTCCTTGCTCCGGGTTCTGGGCGGCCTCTGGGCAAGCGCACGGG GCTCAGTGCAGATGCTGGCGGACTTTGGACCCCATGGGGTGCTGTTCCTGCCCCAAAAGCCTTTCTTCACTGATGGGACCCTTCGGGAGCAG GTGATATATCCCCTGAAGGAGATCTACCCAGACTCAG GTTCTACTGATGATGAGAGGATCATGAGGTTCTTGGAGCTGGCAGGCCTG tccagcTTGGTGGCAAGGACAGAGGGTCTGGACCAGCAGGTCGATTGGAACTG GTACGATGTTCTGTCCCCGGGAGAGATGCAGAGGCTCTCCTTTGCCCGGCTCTTCTACCTGCAGCCGAAGTATGCAG TGCTTGATGAAGCCACCAGTGCCCTGACCGAGGAGGTGGAGAGCGAGCTGTACCGCGTCGGCCAGCAGCTGGGCATGACGTTCATCAGCGTGGGCCACCGACGCAGCCTCGAGAAG TTTCACTCCTTGGTTCTGAGACTCTGTGGAGACGGAAGGTGGGAGCTGACCAGAATCAAAGTGGAATGA
- the ABCD4 gene encoding ATP-binding cassette sub-family D member 4 isoform X1, whose protein sequence is MAIRGPGPRPGGRPRLDLQFLQRFLQIQKVLFPSWSSQSALMFLTLLCVALLEQLVIYQVGLIPSQYFGVLGNKDLNGFKTLTFLSVVLIVLQSMLKSFDQFTCNLLYVSWRKDLTEHLHRLYFRGRVYYTLNVLRDDVDNPDQRISQDVERFCRQLSSMASKLIISPFTLVYYTYQCFRSTSWLGPVSIFGYFILGTVVNRVVMGPIVAKLVQQEKLEGDFRFKHMQIRVNAEPAAFFRAGHVEHMRTDRRLQRLLKTQRELMSKELWLYIGINMFDYLGSILSYIVIAIPIFSGVYGDLSPTELSSLVSKNAFVCMYLINCFSQLIDLCTTLSDVAGYTHRIGELQETLLDMTLKSQDGEFLDESQWDLARGPGGPATEPADTAFLLERVCICAPSSHKPLIKDLSLKISEGQSLLITGNTGTGKTSLLRVLGGLWASARGSVQMLADFGPHGVLFLPQKPFFTDGTLREQVIYPLKEIYPDSGSTDDERIMRFLELAGLSSLVARTEGLDQQVDWNWYDVLSPGEMQRLSFARLFYLQPKYAVLDEATSALTEEVESELYRVGQQLGMTFISVGHRRSLEKFHSLVLRLCGDGRWELTRIKVE, encoded by the exons ATGGCGATCCGGGGGCCCGGGCCCCGGCCTGGCGGCAG ACCCAGGTTAGATTTGCAATTTCTCCAGCGGTTCCTGCAGATACAGAAGGTTTTGTTTCCCtcttggtcatcacagagtgccttGATGTTCCTGACCCTTTTGTGTGTGGCCCTCCTGG AACAACTGGTGATCTACCAGGTTGGCTTGATCCCCAGTCAATACTTTGGAGTCCTAGGAAACAAAGATTTAAATGGATTTAAGACCCTGACGTTCCTGTCTGTGGTGCTCATCGTCCTCCAATCCATG CTCAAGAGCTTTGACCAGTTCACCTGCAACCTGCTGTATGTGAGCTGGAGGAAGGACCTCACTGAGCACCTCCACCGCCTCTACTTCCGCGGCCGCGTGTACTACACCCTCAACGTGCTGCGTGATGACGTCGATAACCC GGACCAGCGCATCAGCCAGGACGTGGAGCGGTTCTGTCGGCAGCTCAGCAGCATGGCCAGCAAGCTGATCATCTCTCCCTTCACCCTCGTCTACTACACCTACCAGTGCTTCCGGAG CACCAGCTGGCTCGGGCCTGTGAGCATCTTCGGGTATTTCATCCTGGGAACCGTGGTGAACAGAGTGGTGATGGGTCCCATTGTGGCAAAGCTGGTGCAGCAGGAGAAGCTGGAGGGGGATTTCAG GTTCAAGCACATGCAGATTCGGGTGAACGCTGAGCCTGCTGCTTTTTTCAG GGCTGGTCACGTGGAGCACATGAGGACAGACCGCAGGCTGCAGCGACTCCTGAAGACCCAGAGGGAGCTGATGTCCAAGGAGCTCTGGCTGTACA tCGGCATCAACATGTTTGACTATCTGGGCAGCATCCTGAGCTACATTGTGATTGCGATCCCCATTTTCAGTGGTGTCTACGGAGACCTGAGCCCCACAGAGCTCAGCAGCCTAGTCAGCAAG AACGCCTTCGTGTGCATGTATCTCATCAACTGCTTCAGCCAGCTCATCGACCTCTGCACCACGCTCTCCGACGTGGCGGGCTACACACACAG GATCGGGGAGCTTCAGGAGACCCTGCTGGACATGACCCTGAAGTCACAGGATGGGGAGTTTCTGGATGAGAGCCAGTGGGACTTGGCCAG GGGCCCGGGAGGGCCAGCAACAGAGCCAGCAGATACAGCTTTCCTCCTCGAGCGGGTCTGCATCTGCGCCCCCTCCTCTCACAAACCCTTAATCAAGGACCTGAGCCTGAAGATCTCTGAGGGACAGAGCCTGCTCATCACAGGCAACACGGGCACCGGCAAGACCTCCTTGCTCCGGGTTCTGGGCGGCCTCTGGGCAAGCGCACGGG GCTCAGTGCAGATGCTGGCGGACTTTGGACCCCATGGGGTGCTGTTCCTGCCCCAAAAGCCTTTCTTCACTGATGGGACCCTTCGGGAGCAG GTGATATATCCCCTGAAGGAGATCTACCCAGACTCAG GTTCTACTGATGATGAGAGGATCATGAGGTTCTTGGAGCTGGCAGGCCTG tccagcTTGGTGGCAAGGACAGAGGGTCTGGACCAGCAGGTCGATTGGAACTG GTACGATGTTCTGTCCCCGGGAGAGATGCAGAGGCTCTCCTTTGCCCGGCTCTTCTACCTGCAGCCGAAGTATGCAG TGCTTGATGAAGCCACCAGTGCCCTGACCGAGGAGGTGGAGAGCGAGCTGTACCGCGTCGGCCAGCAGCTGGGCATGACGTTCATCAGCGTGGGCCACCGACGCAGCCTCGAGAAG TTTCACTCCTTGGTTCTGAGACTCTGTGGAGACGGAAGGTGGGAGCTGACCAGAATCAAAGTGGAATGA
- the ABCD4 gene encoding ATP-binding cassette sub-family D member 4 isoform X4: MRTDRRLQRLLKTQRELMSKELWLYIGINMFDYLGSILSYIVIAIPIFSGVYGDLSPTELSSLVSKNAFVCMYLINCFSQLIDLCTTLSDVAGYTHRIGELQETLLDMTLKSQDGEFLDESQWDLARGPGGPATEPADTAFLLERVCICAPSSHKPLIKDLSLKISEGQSLLITGNTGTGKTSLLRVLGGLWASARGSVQMLADFGPHGVLFLPQKPFFTDGTLREQVIYPLKEIYPDSGSTDDERIMRFLELAGLSSLVARTEGLDQQVDWNWYDVLSPGEMQRLSFARLFYLQPKYAVLDEATSALTEEVESELYRVGQQLGMTFISVGHRRSLEKFHSLVLRLCGDGRWELTRIKVE, translated from the exons ATGAGGACAGACCGCAGGCTGCAGCGACTCCTGAAGACCCAGAGGGAGCTGATGTCCAAGGAGCTCTGGCTGTACA tCGGCATCAACATGTTTGACTATCTGGGCAGCATCCTGAGCTACATTGTGATTGCGATCCCCATTTTCAGTGGTGTCTACGGAGACCTGAGCCCCACAGAGCTCAGCAGCCTAGTCAGCAAG AACGCCTTCGTGTGCATGTATCTCATCAACTGCTTCAGCCAGCTCATCGACCTCTGCACCACGCTCTCCGACGTGGCGGGCTACACACACAG GATCGGGGAGCTTCAGGAGACCCTGCTGGACATGACCCTGAAGTCACAGGATGGGGAGTTTCTGGATGAGAGCCAGTGGGACTTGGCCAG GGGCCCGGGAGGGCCAGCAACAGAGCCAGCAGATACAGCTTTCCTCCTCGAGCGGGTCTGCATCTGCGCCCCCTCCTCTCACAAACCCTTAATCAAGGACCTGAGCCTGAAGATCTCTGAGGGACAGAGCCTGCTCATCACAGGCAACACGGGCACCGGCAAGACCTCCTTGCTCCGGGTTCTGGGCGGCCTCTGGGCAAGCGCACGGG GCTCAGTGCAGATGCTGGCGGACTTTGGACCCCATGGGGTGCTGTTCCTGCCCCAAAAGCCTTTCTTCACTGATGGGACCCTTCGGGAGCAG GTGATATATCCCCTGAAGGAGATCTACCCAGACTCAG GTTCTACTGATGATGAGAGGATCATGAGGTTCTTGGAGCTGGCAGGCCTG tccagcTTGGTGGCAAGGACAGAGGGTCTGGACCAGCAGGTCGATTGGAACTG GTACGATGTTCTGTCCCCGGGAGAGATGCAGAGGCTCTCCTTTGCCCGGCTCTTCTACCTGCAGCCGAAGTATGCAG TGCTTGATGAAGCCACCAGTGCCCTGACCGAGGAGGTGGAGAGCGAGCTGTACCGCGTCGGCCAGCAGCTGGGCATGACGTTCATCAGCGTGGGCCACCGACGCAGCCTCGAGAAG TTTCACTCCTTGGTTCTGAGACTCTGTGGAGACGGAAGGTGGGAGCTGACCAGAATCAAAGTGGAATGA
- the ABCD4 gene encoding ATP-binding cassette sub-family D member 4 isoform X3, producing MASKLIISPFTLVYYTYQCFRSTSWLGPVSIFGYFILGTVVNRVVMGPIVAKLVQQEKLEGDFRFKHMQIRVNAEPAAFFRAGHVEHMRTDRRLQRLLKTQRELMSKELWLYIGINMFDYLGSILSYIVIAIPIFSGVYGDLSPTELSSLVSKNAFVCMYLINCFSQLIDLCTTLSDVAGYTHRIGELQETLLDMTLKSQDGEFLDESQWDLARGPGGPATEPADTAFLLERVCICAPSSHKPLIKDLSLKISEGQSLLITGNTGTGKTSLLRVLGGLWASARGSVQMLADFGPHGVLFLPQKPFFTDGTLREQVIYPLKEIYPDSGSTDDERIMRFLELAGLSSLVARTEGLDQQVDWNWYDVLSPGEMQRLSFARLFYLQPKYAVLDEATSALTEEVESELYRVGQQLGMTFISVGHRRSLEKFHSLVLRLCGDGRWELTRIKVE from the exons ATGGCCAGCAAGCTGATCATCTCTCCCTTCACCCTCGTCTACTACACCTACCAGTGCTTCCGGAG CACCAGCTGGCTCGGGCCTGTGAGCATCTTCGGGTATTTCATCCTGGGAACCGTGGTGAACAGAGTGGTGATGGGTCCCATTGTGGCAAAGCTGGTGCAGCAGGAGAAGCTGGAGGGGGATTTCAG GTTCAAGCACATGCAGATTCGGGTGAACGCTGAGCCTGCTGCTTTTTTCAG GGCTGGTCACGTGGAGCACATGAGGACAGACCGCAGGCTGCAGCGACTCCTGAAGACCCAGAGGGAGCTGATGTCCAAGGAGCTCTGGCTGTACA tCGGCATCAACATGTTTGACTATCTGGGCAGCATCCTGAGCTACATTGTGATTGCGATCCCCATTTTCAGTGGTGTCTACGGAGACCTGAGCCCCACAGAGCTCAGCAGCCTAGTCAGCAAG AACGCCTTCGTGTGCATGTATCTCATCAACTGCTTCAGCCAGCTCATCGACCTCTGCACCACGCTCTCCGACGTGGCGGGCTACACACACAG GATCGGGGAGCTTCAGGAGACCCTGCTGGACATGACCCTGAAGTCACAGGATGGGGAGTTTCTGGATGAGAGCCAGTGGGACTTGGCCAG GGGCCCGGGAGGGCCAGCAACAGAGCCAGCAGATACAGCTTTCCTCCTCGAGCGGGTCTGCATCTGCGCCCCCTCCTCTCACAAACCCTTAATCAAGGACCTGAGCCTGAAGATCTCTGAGGGACAGAGCCTGCTCATCACAGGCAACACGGGCACCGGCAAGACCTCCTTGCTCCGGGTTCTGGGCGGCCTCTGGGCAAGCGCACGGG GCTCAGTGCAGATGCTGGCGGACTTTGGACCCCATGGGGTGCTGTTCCTGCCCCAAAAGCCTTTCTTCACTGATGGGACCCTTCGGGAGCAG GTGATATATCCCCTGAAGGAGATCTACCCAGACTCAG GTTCTACTGATGATGAGAGGATCATGAGGTTCTTGGAGCTGGCAGGCCTG tccagcTTGGTGGCAAGGACAGAGGGTCTGGACCAGCAGGTCGATTGGAACTG GTACGATGTTCTGTCCCCGGGAGAGATGCAGAGGCTCTCCTTTGCCCGGCTCTTCTACCTGCAGCCGAAGTATGCAG TGCTTGATGAAGCCACCAGTGCCCTGACCGAGGAGGTGGAGAGCGAGCTGTACCGCGTCGGCCAGCAGCTGGGCATGACGTTCATCAGCGTGGGCCACCGACGCAGCCTCGAGAAG TTTCACTCCTTGGTTCTGAGACTCTGTGGAGACGGAAGGTGGGAGCTGACCAGAATCAAAGTGGAATGA